TGCTGTTTTTGCTGGGCCATCATTAGGCATTGTGATTGGCAAAAAAGCGTGTCGAGTGACGGAAGAAACCGCCCTTGATTACGTGCAAGGTTACACCATCGTCAATGAAGTCAGCCTAGCGGAAACGTCTTTCTATCGCCCTGCTGTAAAAGCCAAATGTCGTGATACGTTTTGCCCAATCGGGCCTTGGGTAATGGACGCAACGGATCTAGATTCACCACAAAATCTGGCTATCAAAACCTACATCAATGACACGCTTTGTCATGAAACCAGCTCCAATCAGATGATTCATAGCATCGAGCAAGTGATTGCCTATATCAGTAGTTTTATCACCCTAGAGGTCGGCGACATGATCATCGCGGGCACACCACTGCGCACCGAAAGTCTTGAAATAAACACAGGTGACGTGGTCATGGTCGAGATTGAAAAAATCGGCCGTTTAGTAAACCCAGTGGTAGCAGAATAGGAGTTATGACAATGAAACGCGCACGAATTTTATTCAATGAAGAAACGTTAAACGTAACCATCAACAATGAAGGAAAAGTGGTCACTGAGAAAGGCACTGTATTGGAAGAAGGTTCTTTTACTTGGTTACCACCTTGTGAGGGAAAAGCCTTTGTACTGGCAATTAACTACGCAGACCACGCCGCCGAATTGTCTTTTAAAGCGCCAGACGAGCCTTTAGTGTTCCTAAAATCTAGCAATACCTTGATTGGTCATAATCAAAAAACCTACCAGCCAGACAACATCGACTTCATGCATTACGAATGTGAACTGGTGGTGGTCATCGGTAAAGAAGCGAAAAACGTCGCCCTAGAAGACGCCATGGATTACGTGGGCGGTTACACGGTCGGCAACGACTATGCCATTCGTGATTATCTCGAAAACTATTACCGCCCTAACCTTCGTGTAAAAAGTCGAGATACCTGCACGCCAATCGGCCC
This genomic stretch from Marinomonas primoryensis harbors:
- a CDS encoding fumarylacetoacetate hydrolase family protein; the protein is MLHYKTRKNDQVINLQAKAPFEVALEGGLLPAVNGAVIGVALNDKILYQSLEKQFNEKPHISPPKTPVLHIKTDNTHIGYGDAIRIPSDMGAVFAGPSLGIVIGKKACRVTEETALDYVQGYTIVNEVSLAETSFYRPAVKAKCRDTFCPIGPWVMDATDLDSPQNLAIKTYINDTLCHETSSNQMIHSIEQVIAYISSFITLEVGDMIIAGTPLRTESLEINTGDVVMVEIEKIGRLVNPVVAE
- a CDS encoding fumarylacetoacetate hydrolase family protein, producing MKRARILFNEETLNVTINNEGKVVTEKGTVLEEGSFTWLPPCEGKAFVLAINYADHAAELSFKAPDEPLVFLKSSNTLIGHNQKTYQPDNIDFMHYECELVVVIGKEAKNVALEDAMDYVGGYTVGNDYAIRDYLENYYRPNLRVKSRDTCTPIGPYIIDAAEIPDPHNLAIRTYINGELKQEGSTKDLIFNVPYLVSYLSNIMTLTPGDMIFTGTPEGLAHVYPGDEVIVEVEGVGRLKNTIISETDYLNSL